AATGCCCAAACTATCGTAAATTATATATGTATCCCTGTTATATTACCCTCCCCTTTCCAATACTTCCAAAACCGGTTAAAAAAGGTTGTCCGTCCCGGTTACGTTACCCGCCTCTTATAAATAAATGAAGGGGCTGCTATTTACATACATAAACAGATTTTCACTATTTTCGTTTGTTAATCTCCGTATGCAACCCGGGATCAGACAAACGGGTGGCATTTTAAACCTTATTTTATGTCCTTGAGTAAACAGGATATGCAATATATCCGGCAGGCCAAAACGATTCTTGACGAAAACTTCGACAAGCACATTACCATTCCACAACTCGCCCGCCAGGCGGGTATCAACGAAGCCAAATTAAAGGAAGGGTTCAGGGAATTATATGGCAATAGTATTCATACCTATATTCAACAACTGCGGCTCGAAAAAGCGAAACAGCTTTTATTAACCACCACTATGCCTATTACGGATATTACGTATCATATAGGGTATA
The Niastella koreensis GR20-10 genome window above contains:
- a CDS encoding helix-turn-helix transcriptional regulator, whose amino-acid sequence is MSLSKQDMQYIRQAKTILDENFDKHITIPQLARQAGINEAKLKEGFRELYGNSIHTYIQQLRLEKAKQLLLTTTMPITDITYHIGYSHVTHFTTLFKKEVGVTPTEFRNKGK